The Actinobacillus equuli genome includes a window with the following:
- the thiQ gene encoding thiamine ABC transporter ATP-binding protein: MIRLDVDFDYEQMPMRFALDVPKGQRVAIVGESGAGKSSLLNLIAGFEQPTSGQIWLNSCNHTATQVAERPVSMLFQDNNVFPHLTVEQNIGLALVASLKLNDAQQQQVQQIAQQMGIADLLKRRADQLSGGQKQRVALARTLLRKQPILLLDEPFSALDPKRREELQLLVAEICQQAELTLLMVTHQLEESRALFDRVITIENGRIISDHLMNVV; encoded by the coding sequence ATGATTCGCTTAGATGTAGATTTTGATTATGAACAAATGCCAATGCGCTTTGCGTTGGACGTGCCTAAGGGGCAACGAGTGGCGATTGTCGGTGAAAGTGGGGCAGGTAAAAGTAGCTTATTGAATCTGATTGCCGGCTTTGAGCAGCCGACAAGCGGTCAAATTTGGCTAAATTCTTGCAATCATACGGCGACACAAGTGGCGGAACGCCCAGTATCTATGCTGTTTCAAGATAATAATGTGTTTCCGCACTTAACTGTTGAACAAAATATCGGATTGGCGTTAGTTGCTAGTTTGAAGCTGAATGATGCACAGCAACAACAAGTTCAGCAGATTGCCCAACAAATGGGGATTGCCGATTTACTTAAACGAAGAGCCGATCAGCTTTCCGGCGGGCAAAAACAACGGGTGGCGCTTGCCAGAACGTTGTTGCGTAAACAACCGATTCTTTTATTAGATGAGCCATTTTCAGCGCTTGATCCGAAACGTCGTGAAGAATTGCAGCTACTGGTTGCGGAGATTTGTCAGCAAGCGGAGCTGACTTTATTAATGGTGACGCACCAATTAGAAGAGAGTCGAGCACTTTTTGATCGAGTTATTACGATTGAAAATGGTCGGATTATTTCTGATCACTTGATGAATGTAGTTTAA